The following are encoded together in the Acidicapsa ligni genome:
- a CDS encoding acyl-CoA dehydrogenase family protein has translation MSSSTLSATSSIVAAAGGSFLLEDRLPGEVFTPEDLSEEQRQIADTAGRFVREQVLPMVAKVEAKEPGVMRELLRAAADLGFTAVDVAEEYGGLGLDKTTSAVVADHLSGLASFATAFGAHAGIGTLPLVWYGTEEQKQRYLPKLVSLEWAAAYALSEATSGSDAMNIRTKAVLSADGASYVLNGEKMWITNAGFADLFTVFAKVDGEKFSAFLVERETPGLTVGKEEHKLGIRGSSTCALVLADCRIPVGNLLGEVGKGHHIAFNILNVGRFKLGVACVGGARMAIEHQIRYAKERRAFGKPIAEFGLIQRKIAASVTRLFVTESMTYRTAGMMDAALAQMAPEVAGSSREIQKRIEEYAVECSILKVFGSEMMGFVADELVQIMGGYGYVEDYPAERLYRDARINRIFEGTNEINRMIITGWLMKRAMNGQLPLLAAIKQLMDEITQPPSFASDEEGEMVLGREAKVLGNLRKITLLAAGAASQRFMAGLQEQQEIMADLADCIMAVFALESALLRARKLVASKLVGSKGGGSDLAVAITSAFADEALGSVEQAARRVLAASSEGDALAIQLTVLRRFVKVVPVDVVALSRTIASFSLDAGRYRF, from the coding sequence ATGTCCAGCTCTACTTTATCCGCCACATCTTCGATTGTTGCCGCAGCCGGGGGCAGTTTTCTGCTGGAGGATCGTCTGCCGGGAGAGGTTTTTACGCCGGAGGATCTGAGCGAGGAGCAGCGGCAGATTGCCGATACGGCCGGGCGGTTTGTGCGGGAGCAGGTGCTGCCGATGGTCGCGAAGGTCGAGGCGAAAGAGCCGGGCGTCATGCGGGAGCTGCTGCGAGCGGCGGCGGATCTGGGGTTTACGGCTGTCGATGTTGCGGAGGAATACGGCGGGCTGGGGTTGGACAAGACGACTTCGGCGGTGGTGGCTGACCATCTTTCGGGGCTGGCGAGTTTTGCGACGGCATTCGGTGCGCATGCGGGGATTGGGACGCTACCGCTGGTCTGGTATGGGACGGAAGAGCAAAAGCAGCGGTACCTGCCCAAGCTGGTTTCGTTGGAGTGGGCGGCGGCGTATGCCTTGTCCGAGGCGACTTCGGGATCGGATGCGATGAATATCCGGACGAAGGCGGTGCTTTCTGCGGATGGCGCGAGTTATGTGCTGAATGGCGAAAAGATGTGGATCACGAATGCCGGGTTTGCGGATCTTTTCACGGTGTTTGCGAAGGTCGATGGGGAGAAATTTTCCGCGTTCCTGGTGGAGCGTGAGACGCCAGGGCTTACGGTTGGCAAGGAGGAGCACAAGCTGGGGATTCGCGGCTCGTCGACCTGCGCGCTGGTGCTGGCCGATTGCAGGATTCCGGTTGGGAATCTGCTGGGCGAGGTGGGTAAGGGGCATCACATCGCTTTCAACATTTTGAATGTGGGGCGGTTCAAGCTGGGAGTGGCCTGTGTTGGCGGGGCCCGGATGGCGATCGAGCACCAGATTCGGTATGCGAAGGAGCGTCGTGCTTTTGGCAAGCCGATCGCGGAGTTTGGGCTTATTCAGCGGAAGATTGCTGCGAGTGTTACACGCTTGTTTGTTACGGAGAGCATGACGTATCGGACGGCGGGGATGATGGACGCGGCGCTGGCGCAGATGGCGCCGGAGGTGGCTGGTTCTTCGCGTGAGATTCAGAAGCGTATCGAGGAATATGCGGTTGAATGTTCGATTTTGAAGGTTTTTGGGTCGGAGATGATGGGGTTTGTCGCGGACGAACTGGTGCAGATCATGGGCGGGTATGGATATGTTGAGGATTATCCTGCGGAGCGCCTGTACCGGGATGCCCGGATCAACCGGATTTTTGAGGGAACGAACGAAATCAACCGGATGATCATTACCGGCTGGCTGATGAAGCGGGCGATGAATGGGCAGCTTCCTCTGCTGGCTGCGATCAAGCAACTTATGGACGAAATCACGCAGCCGCCGAGCTTTGCCTCCGATGAGGAGGGTGAGATGGTTTTGGGCAGGGAAGCAAAGGTGCTTGGGAATCTGCGCAAGATCACGTTGCTGGCTGCGGGGGCGGCATCGCAGCGGTTTATGGCGGGATTGCAGGAGCAGCAGGAGATCATGGCCGATCTTGCGGACTGCATTATGGCTGTCTTTGCGCTGGAGTCGGCGCTGCTCCGGGCACGCAAGCTGGTGGCCAGTAAATTAGTGGGCAGCAAGGGCGGCGGAAGTGACCTGGCGGTGGCGATTACTTCGGCTTTTGCGGATGAGGCACTGGGGTCGGTGGAGCAGGCGGCGCGGCGGGTTCTGGCGGCATCGAGCGAGGGGGATGCCCTGGCCATTCAACTGACGGTGTTGCGCCGGTTCGTCAAGGTGGTTCCGGTGGATGTGGTGGCGCTGAGCAGGACGATTGCGAGCTTTTCGCTTGACGCGGGAAGGTACCGCTTCTAG
- a CDS encoding Ig-like domain repeat protein has protein sequence MNALLSPISRVVRSLFLSGSGVALTAGMLLPGVVLHAQSSKPALVTESVNEAHRVVLKGNTHPLATKAADRGAVPDSMQESDLLLVLQRSPERESALRASIESLHDSTSPNFHKWLTPAQFAAQWGAADSDIAAATAWLQSHGMTVTGPNEGHTAIQFSGTAGQIGEAFHTSIHTFVVNGETHHANVSDPQIPAALAPLVAGVSTLNDFHLKSMAKAGPRGIYDTKTHQVRPDAASLSKLRPNQSIASGGEFLYVGPADAATIYDTPNGALNANYLGNGTFDGTGVKIGIVGDSFIDITQNANYRTLFDLAPLAPIVKLANGTDPGTNGDAIEGYIDTQIASAIAPGANVYFYYAGGDNGIQDAVKFAIDKNAVDVLSISFGECEGQLGASGNAMFETFWEQATAQGISVVAATGDSGSANCDDPNAVTEASYGLQVNGVASTAYDIAVGGTDFYALLGPDGNGANYPNYVLPVNANRLRTANTYIPESPWNDTYDADTYPPASYSANKVSTLGYDQLSAAGGGRSNCTVGTINADSSLDCKSGYVKPAWQVASGVPADNARDIPDLSLFAGNGHALATWAVCTDQDTDANGNPVTDCVPFGADSDEVYVSGYGGTSASAPAFAGVLALVKQATGQRQGQADYVLYNLARNASLAPSVFHDVTVGNNSVPCATNSPDCANDSAGYYFLKGYNTTAGYDLASGLGSVDVANMITSWSSVALGSTTTQLMASPTSIQHGQTVTANVNVTNEGDTATGKVTLSASTTPQALTLGSFPLMLGGVTGNITLADLPGGSYNLSATYQGIASLSQSVSNTVAITVAPEPSTTTVTVKELNPTSGGVDGAASTPYGYFADLTAAPVGNSKVGVPTGTVVFTVDDKTLGGPVSLGTTGTATVNHTILPVGEYAVRAAYSGDASFQASSGQAVVDVVKATTKLQLTSSATSYNGQAITFTVNLSTNSAGAAPTGEVELQDGSTVLGEVHLEGVAASGTTLASGSATFSVSNFAVNQVNSIRAVYVGDANYSGSTSNAIKVTDLVAIFTLNDLNLTLSSEHSTQVGNIVATSVGGYAGTVNLACKLTSNTTMSTSTPAECAMDPGTATVAAHGTGGSLILIFGNGTKLPTGITASGVAGRWLGAGSAILAFALFFGIPARRRGWKNMLTAVLLLVSMSGFTACVSQPKFVSAGTYVFQVTGVDSKNPALTATSTVTVNVPQ, from the coding sequence ATGAATGCCTTACTCTCCCCCATCTCTCGTGTTGTTCGTTCCTTGTTTCTTTCTGGTTCAGGAGTTGCGCTGACGGCTGGGATGCTTTTGCCCGGAGTGGTTTTACATGCGCAATCCAGTAAGCCTGCTCTTGTTACCGAATCGGTAAACGAGGCCCATCGTGTTGTTCTCAAGGGCAATACGCACCCGTTGGCTACGAAGGCGGCGGATCGTGGAGCAGTGCCTGATTCCATGCAGGAGAGCGATCTGCTGCTGGTATTGCAGCGCAGTCCGGAGCGGGAGTCGGCGCTTCGAGCTTCGATTGAATCGCTGCATGACAGCACGTCGCCTAATTTTCACAAGTGGCTTACCCCGGCGCAGTTTGCGGCGCAGTGGGGCGCGGCGGACTCGGATATCGCTGCGGCGACGGCCTGGTTGCAATCGCACGGCATGACGGTGACGGGGCCGAATGAGGGGCATACGGCGATCCAGTTTTCTGGAACGGCGGGGCAGATCGGAGAGGCGTTTCACACTTCGATTCACACGTTTGTTGTGAATGGAGAGACGCATCACGCGAATGTGAGCGATCCTCAGATTCCAGCGGCTTTGGCTCCGCTGGTGGCGGGTGTCAGCACTCTGAACGATTTTCATCTGAAGTCGATGGCCAAGGCTGGGCCTCGGGGTATCTATGACACGAAGACGCACCAGGTTCGTCCGGATGCTGCTTCGCTGAGCAAGCTTCGTCCGAATCAATCAATCGCGTCCGGCGGGGAGTTTCTTTATGTTGGGCCAGCCGATGCAGCGACCATTTATGACACGCCGAACGGGGCATTGAATGCCAACTATCTTGGCAACGGCACGTTTGATGGAACCGGAGTGAAGATCGGTATCGTTGGCGACTCCTTTATCGATATCACGCAGAACGCCAACTATCGCACGTTGTTTGATCTTGCTCCTTTGGCACCGATCGTGAAGCTGGCCAATGGCACAGATCCGGGAACGAATGGAGATGCTATCGAGGGGTATATCGATACGCAAATCGCCAGTGCAATTGCGCCTGGTGCGAACGTTTATTTCTACTATGCGGGTGGTGACAACGGAATTCAGGATGCTGTCAAATTCGCTATCGATAAGAATGCCGTGGATGTTCTCAGCATTAGTTTTGGTGAGTGCGAGGGGCAATTGGGAGCCTCGGGTAATGCAATGTTCGAGACCTTCTGGGAGCAGGCGACGGCACAGGGAATTTCGGTTGTAGCTGCGACTGGAGATTCCGGTTCCGCTAATTGCGACGATCCCAATGCGGTGACTGAGGCGAGTTATGGATTGCAGGTCAATGGCGTGGCCTCGACAGCTTACGATATTGCGGTCGGTGGAACAGACTTCTATGCGTTGCTGGGACCGGATGGCAATGGGGCTAACTATCCTAACTATGTTTTGCCAGTGAATGCGAATCGGCTTCGTACAGCGAATACGTATATTCCTGAATCTCCCTGGAATGATACTTATGATGCGGATACCTATCCGCCGGCAAGTTACTCCGCTAACAAGGTTAGTACGCTCGGGTATGATCAGCTTTCCGCAGCGGGTGGAGGCAGGAGCAATTGCACTGTAGGAACGATAAATGCCGACAGCTCGCTCGATTGCAAATCCGGTTACGTGAAACCTGCATGGCAGGTGGCATCGGGAGTGCCTGCAGATAACGCGCGCGATATCCCCGATCTTTCCCTGTTCGCAGGCAATGGACATGCACTCGCAACCTGGGCTGTTTGCACGGACCAGGATACGGATGCGAACGGTAATCCAGTTACAGATTGCGTGCCGTTTGGAGCTGATAGCGACGAGGTCTATGTCTCTGGTTATGGCGGTACATCGGCATCGGCTCCGGCGTTTGCGGGTGTTCTCGCGCTGGTGAAGCAGGCGACCGGGCAGCGGCAGGGACAGGCTGATTATGTGCTCTATAACCTCGCACGGAATGCCAGTCTTGCACCCTCGGTCTTTCATGATGTAACTGTGGGCAATAACTCTGTGCCTTGCGCTACCAATTCGCCAGATTGTGCGAATGACTCGGCGGGGTACTACTTTCTGAAGGGCTACAATACGACGGCGGGTTATGACTTAGCTTCCGGGCTGGGCAGTGTGGATGTCGCCAACATGATTACGAGCTGGTCGAGCGTAGCGCTTGGATCAACAACGACGCAGTTGATGGCTTCTCCTACTTCGATTCAACATGGACAGACGGTTACGGCCAATGTCAATGTCACGAATGAAGGCGATACTGCTACGGGGAAAGTTACTCTATCCGCAAGCACAACTCCGCAGGCACTTACGCTGGGCAGTTTTCCCCTGATGTTAGGCGGAGTTACAGGCAACATTACTCTCGCCGATCTTCCAGGTGGAAGCTACAACTTGTCAGCGACTTACCAGGGCATCGCAAGTCTTTCGCAGAGCGTATCCAATACCGTTGCGATCACGGTTGCTCCGGAGCCGAGTACGACGACGGTTACGGTGAAGGAGCTGAACCCCACTTCGGGTGGGGTGGATGGCGCGGCCAGCACTCCTTATGGCTACTTTGCCGATCTGACGGCTGCGCCTGTTGGAAATAGCAAAGTCGGCGTTCCTACCGGAACAGTTGTTTTCACTGTTGATGATAAGACATTGGGCGGCCCGGTCTCTCTTGGGACGACCGGCACTGCCACTGTCAATCACACGATACTGCCGGTGGGTGAGTACGCTGTCAGAGCGGCTTATAGTGGAGACGCGAGTTTCCAGGCTAGTTCCGGACAAGCTGTCGTCGATGTGGTGAAGGCGACAACGAAGTTGCAGCTTACCTCATCCGCGACGAGTTATAACGGGCAGGCCATTACTTTCACGGTCAACCTCAGCACGAATAGTGCTGGTGCTGCTCCGACCGGCGAGGTAGAGCTGCAGGATGGATCGACGGTTCTGGGTGAGGTTCATCTGGAGGGCGTTGCTGCCTCTGGGACTACTCTGGCGAGCGGGTCGGCGACTTTTTCCGTCTCGAACTTTGCCGTGAATCAGGTTAACAGCATCAGGGCTGTCTATGTGGGAGATGCCAACTACAGCGGGTCAACGTCGAACGCGATCAAGGTTACGGACCTGGTTGCGATCTTTACTTTGAATGACCTTAACCTCACCCTCTCTTCAGAGCACTCGACGCAGGTGGGGAATATCGTCGCTACTTCTGTGGGAGGCTATGCGGGTACGGTGAATCTTGCCTGCAAGCTGACCAGCAATACGACGATGTCGACGTCTACTCCGGCGGAGTGCGCGATGGATCCGGGCACTGCAACCGTTGCGGCACATGGAACGGGAGGCAGCTTAATCCTGATCTTCGGCAATGGAACAAAGCTGCCGACGGGAATTACGGCTTCAGGTGTTGCGGGACGGTGGCTGGGTGCGGGCAGTGCGATATTGGCATTTGCCTTGTTCTTTGGCATTCCGGCACGACGGCGTGGATGGAAGAATATGCTGACGGCGGTCCTGCTGCTTGTCTCCATGTCAGGCTTTACGGCGTGCGTGTCGCAGCCGAAGTTTGTCTCTGCGGGGACATATGTCTTCCAGGTAACGGGTGTCGACTCGAAGAATCCTGCGCTGACGGCGACAAGTACTGTAACGGTGAATGTGCCGCAGTAG
- a CDS encoding YtxH domain-containing protein — protein MATDNQQAFGWFLAGLGLGALVGILYAPKSGRETREDLLTSAKDGSEYVRVRAREVVDQAGHLVDTGKVKASEYVQRGRGVVDQGRAQWEEFVDKGKGFVNDQTVKVSAAVDAGRQAYQTTTAAPGEGPLS, from the coding sequence ATGGCGACAGATAATCAGCAGGCATTCGGATGGTTCCTTGCAGGTTTGGGACTTGGAGCACTCGTTGGAATTTTGTATGCACCTAAGAGTGGGCGCGAAACACGTGAAGACCTTCTGACTTCAGCGAAGGATGGATCGGAGTATGTGCGTGTTCGCGCACGTGAGGTGGTTGATCAGGCCGGTCATCTGGTGGATACGGGCAAGGTCAAGGCATCGGAGTATGTTCAGCGTGGACGTGGTGTGGTTGATCAGGGCCGCGCGCAGTGGGAAGAGTTTGTCGATAAGGGCAAAGGCTTCGTCAATGATCAGACGGTGAAAGTATCGGCTGCGGTCGATGCGGGTCGCCAGGCTTATCAAACCACTACCGCTGCACCGGGTGAAGGTCCGCTCTCCTAA